One genomic segment of Candidatus Hydrogenedentota bacterium includes these proteins:
- a CDS encoding 2-oxoacid:acceptor oxidoreductase family protein, which translates to MSAATFQQLQVPAARYEIRLSGSGGQGMMLAAMLLCEAIGNDSSLNVVQTKSYGPEARGGASKADIVVSPTEIYYPKPFRLDLLLAMTQEALDKYYPDLREQGTLILDETLVADPPDCLYFGLPLTQLAREEVQNVMVANVISLGAIAAITDIVPREALMQAVLARAPKGTEEKNKLALEVGFREGAALRQQERYRNAPMPPAWFRRERMALCGKAG; encoded by the coding sequence ATGAGCGCCGCGACCTTCCAGCAACTGCAAGTGCCCGCCGCGCGCTATGAAATCCGCCTTTCCGGTTCGGGCGGCCAAGGCATGATGCTGGCCGCGATGCTTTTATGCGAAGCGATCGGAAACGACTCTTCTTTGAACGTCGTCCAGACTAAATCCTACGGTCCGGAAGCGCGCGGAGGCGCTTCGAAAGCGGATATCGTCGTGTCCCCGACGGAAATCTACTACCCGAAACCGTTCCGGCTCGACCTGTTGCTGGCCATGACCCAGGAAGCGCTGGACAAATACTACCCGGATCTTCGCGAACAGGGCACGCTCATTCTTGACGAAACGCTTGTCGCCGATCCGCCCGATTGCCTGTATTTCGGCCTTCCGCTGACCCAGTTGGCCCGCGAGGAAGTGCAGAATGTCATGGTGGCCAACGTCATCTCGCTGGGCGCCATTGCCGCGATAACGGATATTGTCCCCCGTGAAGCGCTCATGCAGGCCGTTCTTGCCCGCGCGCCGAAGGGCACGGAAGAAAAAAACAAACTGGCCCTGGAAGTGGGTTTTCGGGAAGGCGCCGCGCTCCGGCAACAGGAACGCTATCGCAATGCGCCCATGCCGCCCGCATGGTTCCGGCGCGAACGAATGGCTCTCTGCGGGAAAGCGGGCTGA
- a CDS encoding succinate dehydrogenase/fumarate reductase iron-sulfur subunit: MNEKTISITLKVWRQEGPEAKGHLETHEARDISTDISFLEMLDIVNAGLQKAGIEPIAFESN, from the coding sequence ATGAACGAGAAAACCATCTCCATCACCCTGAAGGTTTGGCGCCAGGAAGGCCCGGAGGCCAAGGGACACCTCGAAACCCACGAAGCCCGGGACATTTCCACCGACATCTCCTTCCTCGAAATGCTCGACATCGTCAACGCCGGGCTGCAAAAAGCCGGCATCGAGCCCATCGCGTTCGAAAGCAATTG
- a CDS encoding fumarate reductase/succinate dehydrogenase flavoprotein subunit, whose translation MDSSTGTLDAKIPAGPIAEKWSRHKFEIRLVSPANKPKYTLIVVGTGLAGASAAASLSELGYRVKVFCLCDSPRRAHSISAQGGINAAKNYQNDGDSVRRLFYDTVKGGDFRAREANVYRLAEVSGNIIDQCVAQGVPFTREYSGYLDNRSFGGAQVSRTFYANGQTGQQLLLGAYGALMKEAARGNVELTPRREMLDLIVADNRAVGIVCRNLVSGGIETHMADAVILATGGYANVFYLSTNSVMSNATAAWRAHKRGAYFANPCFTQIHPTCIPVSGEHQSKLTLMSEGLRNDGRIWVPRAKGDARPPAEIPHEERWYYLEERYPSFGNLVPRDVASRAAKRVCDDGHGVRGGYAVYLDFEDALARKGIQSLDEKYGNLFEMYERITDEDPRKTPMRIYPAAHYTMGGLWVDYNLMSTLPGLFVIGEANFSDHGANRLGASALMQGLADGYFILPYTIGDFLAGAGKANADANHPSARDAARETQKRLDRLIGLKGKKTVRELHRELGLLLWNTCGMARSADSLNEALKRIPELREEFWNNVNVLGSQGSFNQLLESAGRVADFLELAELMCRDALERNESCGSHLREEYQTDEGEPRRNDDAFCHVAAWEYDSVSETHRLHKEPLRFEEVKLVQRSYA comes from the coding sequence ATGGATTCTTCAACCGGCACGCTGGACGCGAAGATACCCGCCGGACCCATTGCGGAAAAGTGGTCGCGGCACAAGTTTGAAATCCGGCTTGTCAGTCCGGCCAACAAACCCAAATACACGCTGATTGTCGTCGGCACCGGGCTGGCCGGGGCGTCCGCCGCCGCTTCCCTGTCGGAATTGGGGTATCGCGTCAAGGTCTTCTGCCTGTGCGATTCGCCCCGCCGCGCCCACAGCATCTCCGCACAGGGCGGAATCAATGCGGCCAAGAATTACCAGAACGACGGCGACAGCGTCAGGCGCCTTTTCTACGATACAGTGAAGGGGGGCGATTTTCGCGCCCGCGAGGCGAACGTCTACCGCCTTGCGGAAGTGAGCGGCAACATCATTGACCAATGCGTCGCGCAGGGCGTGCCGTTTACCCGCGAATATTCCGGCTATCTCGACAACCGATCGTTCGGCGGCGCGCAAGTGTCCCGGACCTTCTACGCCAACGGTCAGACCGGCCAACAGTTGCTTTTGGGGGCCTATGGCGCGCTGATGAAAGAGGCGGCCCGCGGCAACGTGGAACTCACCCCGCGCCGCGAAATGCTCGATCTAATCGTGGCGGACAACCGCGCCGTGGGCATCGTTTGCCGGAACCTTGTCTCCGGCGGCATCGAAACGCACATGGCCGACGCGGTTATTCTCGCCACAGGCGGCTATGCGAACGTCTTTTATCTCTCGACGAATTCGGTCATGTCGAATGCGACCGCCGCGTGGCGCGCCCATAAGCGCGGCGCATATTTCGCCAATCCCTGCTTCACGCAGATTCACCCCACCTGCATCCCCGTCTCCGGCGAGCATCAGTCCAAACTCACCCTGATGAGCGAGGGTCTCCGCAACGACGGGCGGATCTGGGTGCCCCGAGCCAAGGGCGATGCGCGCCCCCCCGCCGAAATTCCCCATGAAGAACGCTGGTATTACCTCGAGGAACGGTATCCCAGTTTCGGCAATCTGGTGCCGCGCGACGTGGCGTCGCGCGCGGCCAAGCGCGTCTGCGACGACGGCCACGGCGTGCGCGGCGGATATGCCGTCTACCTCGATTTCGAGGATGCCCTCGCGCGGAAGGGCATCCAGTCGCTCGACGAAAAATACGGCAACCTCTTCGAGATGTATGAACGCATTACCGACGAGGATCCCCGCAAAACCCCCATGCGGATCTATCCGGCGGCCCATTACACCATGGGCGGCCTCTGGGTGGACTACAACCTGATGAGCACGCTTCCGGGCCTGTTCGTGATTGGCGAGGCCAATTTCTCCGACCACGGCGCGAACCGGCTCGGCGCCAGCGCGCTCATGCAGGGACTGGCCGACGGCTACTTCATCCTGCCATACACCATCGGCGACTTCCTGGCCGGCGCGGGAAAAGCGAATGCAGACGCCAATCACCCGTCCGCACGGGACGCGGCCCGTGAAACGCAGAAGCGACTGGACCGGCTTATCGGGCTAAAGGGCAAGAAGACGGTCCGCGAATTGCATCGCGAACTGGGTCTGCTGCTGTGGAACACGTGCGGCATGGCGCGTTCCGCCGACTCGTTGAACGAGGCGCTCAAACGGATACCGGAATTGCGCGAGGAGTTTTGGAACAACGTAAACGTTCTCGGTTCACAGGGATCGTTCAATCAACTCCTGGAAAGCGCGGGGCGCGTGGCGGATTTCCTCGAACTGGCCGAACTGATGTGCCGGGACGCGCTTGAACGAAACGAATCCTGCGGAAGCCACCTCCGCGAGGAATACCAGACGGACGAAGGCGAACCGCGGCGCAACGACGATGCATTCTGCCATGTGGCGGCATGGGAATACGATTCCGTATCCGAAACCCACAGGCTCCACAAGGAACCCCTCCGTTTTGAAGAGGTCAAGCTGGTTCAAAGGAGCTACGCTTGA
- a CDS encoding succinate dehydrogenase cytochrome b subunit, producing MKHVCAFRIGSLAKELLVGVSGIVLILFILGHLAGNFFLFAGPERFNAYAKHLHSLGPLLWFARLGLLAAFIVHVSFAIWLAIDSRAARATRYAVRQKACEPNFAKRTMLYSGLTLFAFLVFHIADFALRDQAGPVSVLPGGPFARESLGLYGIVWNSFADPLHSALYIVALCAVGLHFSNAVAVVWMTFGVLPRCGMTAIKRAAQAAGALVAFAFISIPLYVLAATYLAPLHP from the coding sequence ATGAAGCATGTTTGTGCATTTCGTATTGGATCCCTTGCAAAAGAATTGCTGGTGGGCGTTTCGGGAATCGTCCTAATCCTTTTCATTCTTGGACATTTGGCCGGAAACTTCTTTCTGTTCGCCGGTCCCGAACGTTTCAACGCCTACGCGAAGCATCTCCACTCGCTGGGGCCGTTGCTGTGGTTTGCCCGCCTGGGGCTTTTGGCGGCCTTCATTGTCCATGTCTCATTCGCAATTTGGCTCGCGATCGACAGCCGCGCGGCGCGCGCCACGCGGTACGCCGTCCGCCAAAAAGCGTGCGAACCCAATTTCGCCAAGCGGACCATGCTGTATTCGGGATTGACCCTCTTCGCGTTTCTCGTTTTCCACATCGCCGATTTCGCCCTTCGGGATCAGGCAGGTCCCGTATCCGTGCTGCCGGGCGGGCCTTTCGCGAGGGAAAGCCTCGGACTGTACGGCATCGTCTGGAATTCATTTGCCGATCCGCTGCATTCGGCGCTGTACATCGTGGCGCTGTGCGCGGTCGGACTCCATTTCAGCAACGCCGTGGCGGTAGTCTGGATGACGTTCGGCGTGTTGCCACGCTGCGGCATGACCGCGATAAAGCGCGCGGCGCAGGCGGCAGGCGCGCTGGTCGCTTTCGCGTTTATTTCAATACCCCTGTATGTGCTCGCGGCGACGTATCTGGCGCCGCTTCATCCTTGA
- a CDS encoding 2-oxoacid:ferredoxin oxidoreductase subunit beta, producing the protein MSVVATESPPKRQMKSDVFLDYLRPHKRFPNLWCPGCGNGIVMSSLVRAIEKLRIPKDEIALVSGIGCSSRMPVYLDFQALHTTHGRALAFATGVKFARPDLKVIVITGDGDALSIGGNHLIHACRRNIDITTILINNYTYGMTGGQVSPTTPSGAFATTTPYGNAEKNFEACSLAQGAGATFVARTTVYHTPQMDRVITEAISHRGFSFVEIISNCHTYYGRLNRLGQATALLRMFQEKAASVNRIKNVSPEETKDLIVTGVLHRDTEKTELCDEYQKLVDRFTKGKEA; encoded by the coding sequence ATGAGCGTCGTGGCCACGGAATCCCCTCCCAAGCGCCAAATGAAATCGGACGTTTTTCTGGACTACCTGCGCCCGCACAAGCGCTTTCCAAACCTCTGGTGCCCCGGCTGCGGCAACGGCATCGTCATGAGTTCCCTGGTTCGGGCCATCGAAAAATTGCGCATCCCGAAAGACGAAATCGCGCTCGTGTCGGGCATCGGTTGCAGCAGCCGCATGCCGGTCTATCTGGACTTTCAGGCGCTGCACACCACCCACGGACGGGCGCTGGCCTTCGCGACCGGCGTCAAGTTCGCACGGCCGGATCTCAAGGTCATCGTCATCACCGGCGACGGCGACGCGCTTTCGATCGGCGGCAACCACCTGATTCACGCCTGCCGGCGAAACATTGACATCACGACCATCCTGATCAACAACTACACCTACGGCATGACCGGCGGCCAGGTGTCGCCCACGACGCCGTCAGGCGCGTTCGCCACCACCACCCCCTACGGCAACGCGGAAAAAAATTTCGAGGCCTGTAGTCTCGCGCAGGGGGCCGGGGCGACGTTCGTCGCCCGGACCACCGTCTACCACACCCCGCAAATGGATCGCGTCATCACGGAAGCCATCTCGCACCGGGGCTTTTCGTTCGTCGAAATCATCTCGAACTGCCACACATACTACGGACGCCTGAACCGGCTGGGGCAGGCCACCGCCCTGCTCCGCATGTTTCAGGAAAAAGCCGCGTCGGTCAACCGGATCAAAAATGTTTCCCCCGAAGAAACCAAGGACCTGATCGTCACGGGCGTACTGCACCGCGACACGGAAAAGACGGAATTGTGCGACGAATACCAGAAACTGGTGGATCGCTTCACGAAAGGCAAAGAAGCATGA